One genomic window of Halococcus sediminicola includes the following:
- a CDS encoding ABC transporter ATP-binding protein yields MNDSNDDIEADGGAQRTETTQRSAADVQQPTTGTGSATGAVDIDDLTKIYDPDGDSVVAVEEMSLDIGAGEFVTVLGPSGCGKSTVMECVAGYLQPTEGEVRVDGERVTEPDPSRGVVFQSNRLFPWKTIAENVRFGPEMRNAVDDERVASLIDEMGLDGFENSYPHELSGGMQQRAELARLLANDPDIMLMDEPFSGLDAMTKELMQENLLDVWGDEDRTVLFITHDVEEAIFLADRVVVMSARPGQVKEVLDVDLERPRTLDMVTTDEFTRVKRRALDLIHAEAERALEQAEAQ; encoded by the coding sequence ATGAACGACAGCAACGACGACATCGAAGCCGACGGCGGCGCACAGCGCACAGAAACCACCCAACGGAGCGCGGCCGACGTCCAGCAGCCGACGACCGGCACGGGGTCGGCCACCGGCGCGGTCGACATCGACGACCTGACCAAGATCTACGACCCGGACGGCGACAGCGTCGTCGCCGTCGAGGAGATGAGCCTCGACATCGGGGCCGGCGAGTTCGTCACCGTGCTCGGGCCATCGGGCTGTGGGAAGAGCACCGTCATGGAGTGTGTGGCGGGCTATCTCCAGCCGACCGAAGGTGAGGTCCGTGTCGACGGCGAGCGCGTCACAGAGCCGGACCCCTCGCGGGGAGTGGTCTTCCAGTCGAATCGACTCTTTCCGTGGAAGACCATCGCCGAGAACGTCCGCTTCGGTCCCGAGATGCGAAACGCCGTCGACGACGAGCGCGTGGCGTCGCTCATCGACGAGATGGGACTCGACGGGTTCGAAAACTCCTATCCCCACGAGCTATCCGGCGGGATGCAACAGCGCGCCGAACTCGCCCGCCTACTGGCGAACGACCCGGACATCATGCTGATGGACGAGCCGTTCAGTGGGCTGGACGCGATGACCAAGGAGTTGATGCAGGAGAACCTGCTCGACGTCTGGGGCGACGAGGACAGAACAGTCCTCTTCATCACCCACGACGTCGAGGAGGCCATCTTCCTCGCCGACAGGGTCGTCGTGATGAGCGCTCGCCCCGGCCAGGTCAAGGAAGTGCTCGACGTCGATCTGGAGCGCCCGCGCACGCTCGACATGGTCACCACCGACGAGTTCACGCGCGTGAAACGTCGTGCGCTCGACCTCATCCACGCCGAGGCCGAGCGCGCGCTCGAACAGGCAGAGGCCCAGTGA
- a CDS encoding ABC transporter permease: MSTRTVAERFEDGLVGLDRIPRRVRQAASMVGFLLVWWALVNFGVLGFEFLSGPVETLALFATYLAGEPIASGGTIYLHAAYSTFRVAVGVGVATALAIPLGLAIGTSQRFREFTFPALELFRPIPPVAWVPISILLLPSVTILSIQLSFAVVFVVFIGAFFPILVNTIEGVNTVETEYVRAAKSLGAEGRQVFREVIFPATLPSILTGVSLGIGLGWITVVAAEIIAGNFGLGYSIYQAYRLLATDDVLVGMIAIGILGYASSALVTRLGNRATAWNRRETN; the protein is encoded by the coding sequence ATGAGCACGCGAACGGTCGCCGAGCGCTTCGAGGACGGACTCGTCGGTCTCGACCGGATTCCCCGGCGGGTGCGACAGGCCGCCTCGATGGTGGGCTTTCTGCTGGTGTGGTGGGCGCTCGTCAATTTCGGCGTGCTCGGCTTCGAGTTCCTCTCGGGACCGGTCGAGACGCTGGCGCTGTTCGCCACGTATCTCGCCGGCGAGCCGATCGCCAGCGGCGGCACCATCTACCTCCACGCCGCCTACTCCACCTTCCGGGTGGCCGTCGGCGTCGGCGTGGCGACCGCACTCGCCATCCCGCTCGGCCTCGCCATCGGGACGAGCCAGCGGTTCAGGGAGTTCACCTTCCCGGCGCTCGAACTCTTTCGTCCGATTCCGCCGGTCGCGTGGGTGCCCATCAGCATCCTGCTGTTGCCCTCGGTGACGATTCTGAGCATCCAGCTCAGCTTCGCCGTGGTGTTCGTCGTGTTCATCGGCGCGTTCTTCCCGATCCTCGTCAACACCATCGAGGGCGTCAACACCGTCGAGACCGAGTACGTCCGCGCGGCGAAAAGTCTCGGTGCCGAAGGCAGGCAGGTGTTCCGCGAGGTCATCTTCCCGGCGACGCTACCGTCGATCCTCACCGGCGTCTCGCTCGGCATCGGGCTGGGCTGGATCACGGTCGTCGCCGCCGAGATCATCGCCGGCAACTTCGGGCTTGGCTACTCCATCTATCAGGCCTACCGACTGCTCGCGACCGACGACGTGCTCGTCGGGATGATCGCCATCGGCATTCTGGGGTACGCCTCCTCGGCGCTCGTCACGCGACTCGGCAACCGGGCAACGGCGTGGAACCGACGCGAAACCAACTGA
- a CDS encoding ABC transporter substrate-binding protein: MNEQHYRRPAEASTASSRRRFLQGAAIGTTGLLAGCLGSAASAGRELTIGYQPYYAEAWSALVIKNGGLAEKHLPKGYSVKQWDSALQGSIVGTRLIAGKNQVGYTGDMPTITAIANDKTPVSAVATAGFSEGQQCNLAVVPKNSPITKAAGMGGKDVAVTTGSCTHRFYLNVVEQTGVSPRLVDNGIGNILAEIRQGSLPVGFGWEPNMARAVFQEDEARYLVTGAEFDTVDAAGIIMPDSLIENDRAAAVGWLKAELEAKRIMATQPERTLDLVAQEGDLSTYDRATLRASLYRTLKLGNGVNRLELVTDFTTVKQANQLLKRTGPQFLKEQGAIGAIPSKDRYKAALTKQAADELGVETGPKRFGGGNASNASARVGGWG; this comes from the coding sequence ATGAACGAACAACACTATCGACGACCGGCAGAGGCATCGACGGCCAGTTCTCGTCGGCGGTTCCTTCAGGGAGCGGCCATCGGGACGACGGGGCTACTTGCGGGCTGTCTCGGCAGTGCAGCTTCCGCGGGCCGCGAACTGACCATCGGCTACCAGCCCTACTACGCGGAGGCGTGGTCGGCGCTGGTCATCAAGAACGGCGGATTGGCCGAGAAGCATCTCCCGAAAGGCTACTCGGTCAAGCAGTGGGATTCGGCGCTACAGGGTTCCATCGTGGGAACGCGGCTCATCGCCGGCAAGAATCAGGTGGGCTACACCGGCGACATGCCGACGATCACCGCGATAGCGAACGACAAGACGCCAGTGAGTGCGGTCGCCACGGCCGGCTTCTCGGAGGGCCAGCAGTGTAACCTCGCCGTCGTCCCGAAGAACTCGCCCATCACGAAAGCGGCAGGGATGGGCGGCAAGGACGTCGCGGTCACGACGGGTAGTTGCACCCATCGCTTCTACTTGAACGTCGTCGAACAGACGGGCGTCAGCCCGCGACTGGTCGACAACGGTATCGGGAACATCCTCGCCGAGATCCGGCAGGGCTCCCTTCCGGTCGGCTTCGGCTGGGAACCGAACATGGCGCGCGCGGTCTTCCAGGAGGACGAGGCGCGCTATCTCGTCACCGGTGCGGAGTTCGATACGGTGGATGCGGCTGGCATCATCATGCCCGACTCGCTCATCGAAAACGACCGCGCGGCCGCCGTCGGCTGGCTGAAGGCCGAACTCGAAGCCAAACGCATCATGGCCACCCAGCCCGAGCGAACGCTCGACCTCGTGGCCCAAGAGGGCGACCTGAGCACGTACGACCGTGCGACGCTCAGAGCCTCGCTCTATCGCACCCTCAAGCTCGGCAACGGCGTGAACCGGCTCGAACTGGTCACCGACTTCACGACGGTGAAGCAGGCCAATCAGCTGCTGAAACGAACCGGCCCGCAGTTCCTCAAAGAGCAGGGCGCGATCGGCGCGATTCCGTCCAAGGACCGATACAAGGCCGCCCTCACGAAACAGGCCGCCGATGAACTCGGTGTCGAAACCGGTCCCAAGCGCTTCGGCGGCGGGAACGCCAGCAACGCGAGCGCCCGCGTGGGAGGCTGGGGATGA
- a CDS encoding phosphopantothenate/pantothenate synthetase — protein sequence MTTEVPDEHPRSDSLRTRHRIEAGVDAGLTHKQGLIAEGRGEAFDYLLGERTIPSAERAERAAAAHLLRAEQPVISVNGNAAALVPDGIVALADATGATIEVNLFNRTDERVAAIADHLRAHGATEVEGEHADARIPGLASERAKVAADGIHAADVVLVPLEDGDRAEALDEMGKVEVVVDLNPLSRSPQVAAVPVVDNLVRAIPNIAAHARALADRSAADRERAIDEFDREEALEAAEQTIRTGELD from the coding sequence ATGACGACCGAGGTGCCCGACGAGCATCCCCGCAGCGACTCGCTCCGCACCCGCCATCGCATCGAAGCCGGTGTCGATGCCGGCCTCACTCACAAGCAGGGACTCATCGCCGAGGGGCGCGGCGAGGCCTTCGACTACCTGCTCGGCGAGCGAACCATCCCGAGCGCCGAGCGCGCCGAGCGCGCCGCCGCCGCCCATCTCCTTCGTGCGGAACAACCCGTCATCTCGGTCAACGGCAACGCCGCGGCGCTGGTGCCCGACGGGATCGTCGCCCTCGCCGACGCGACGGGGGCGACCATCGAGGTGAACCTCTTCAATCGCACCGACGAGCGCGTCGCCGCCATCGCCGACCACCTCCGCGCACACGGGGCTACGGAGGTCGAAGGAGAGCATGCGGACGCACGGATTCCCGGTCTCGCAAGCGAGCGCGCGAAAGTCGCTGCCGACGGTATTCATGCCGCCGACGTCGTGCTCGTCCCCCTGGAGGACGGCGACCGTGCCGAAGCGCTCGACGAGATGGGGAAAGTGGAAGTGGTCGTCGACCTCAACCCGCTCTCGCGCTCGCCGCAGGTCGCCGCCGTGCCCGTCGTCGACAACCTCGTCCGTGCGATCCCGAACATCGCCGCCCACGCCCGCGCGTTGGCCGACCGTTCGGCCGCCGACCGCGAGCGAGCCATCGACGAGTTCGACCGTGAGGAAGCGCTCGAAGCGGCGGAACAGACGATTCGGACGGGCGAGCTGGACTGA
- a CDS encoding pantoate kinase, whose product MAAPTHRRSGDTQPRAFVPGHVTGLFSVHPAENPRKAGSRGAGIALSDGVTVDLAAAPETTVVLDGETVAMDAVARTLDELGVHAAVEIESELPVSAGFGVSGGAALGAALAANQAFGLGRTENELVTTAHAAEVAAGTGLGDVVAQARGGVPLRREPGASGHGTLDGITAPPTRIEYVSFGGRSTGEIIGGDVDELTRAGERALTDLLDEPTLPRLFACSRAFAEGADLLTPPVERAIDAVLDVDGEAAMAMLGETVVALGDGLTDAGYDPAVCDIDRAGARLV is encoded by the coding sequence ATGGCGGCCCCAACACACCGACGGAGCGGGGACACCCAGCCACGGGCGTTCGTTCCCGGTCACGTCACGGGGCTGTTCAGCGTCCATCCGGCCGAAAACCCTCGAAAGGCTGGATCACGGGGTGCGGGTATCGCGCTCTCGGATGGTGTGACCGTCGACCTCGCGGCTGCCCCCGAGACGACGGTCGTCCTCGACGGCGAGACGGTCGCGATGGACGCGGTGGCGCGCACACTCGACGAACTCGGCGTGCACGCGGCGGTCGAAATCGAGTCCGAACTGCCGGTGAGCGCCGGCTTCGGCGTCTCGGGCGGGGCGGCGCTCGGCGCGGCGCTCGCCGCGAATCAGGCGTTCGGCCTCGGCCGGACGGAAAACGAACTCGTCACGACTGCCCACGCGGCGGAGGTCGCAGCGGGCACCGGTCTCGGGGACGTGGTCGCACAGGCCCGCGGCGGGGTCCCCCTCAGGCGCGAACCGGGCGCATCCGGACACGGTACCCTCGACGGGATTACCGCCCCACCCACACGAATCGAGTACGTCTCCTTCGGCGGGCGCTCGACGGGCGAGATCATCGGCGGCGACGTCGACGAACTCACACGGGCCGGCGAGCGGGCGCTCACGGATCTGCTCGACGAGCCGACCCTTCCTCGACTGTTCGCGTGTTCGCGGGCGTTCGCCGAGGGAGCGGATCTGCTCACCCCGCCGGTGGAGCGCGCCATCGACGCGGTTCTCGACGTCGATGGCGAGGCGGCGATGGCGATGCTCGGCGAGACGGTGGTCGCCCTCGGCGACGGATTGACCGACGCGGGCTACGACCCGGCGGTCTGCGACATCGATCGTGCGGGCGCACGACTGGTGTAA
- a CDS encoding formate/nitrite transporter family protein, which yields MSDDTPDEAVIRESTGHAESGAPTAGWATGDRFSSEEVFQRIVASADEEVSTGTRELLFSGLAAGFAIVLTFLAHAVVSAAFPNNALVGSLLYPIGFMYIILGRYQLYTENTLPPVALLLTRLASLPLVARVWTVVLVGNVLGAALGAFVLANTHVLSPAAMAAGVEFTKSGLDTAWWDVFYKALFAGWLVAGVVWLDHAVRDSVTRLLLIYVVFYTISVTELYHVVTSAADALFYVFVGEGALLAVAYEFWLPVLLGNTIGGVVLVALVNYGQAERQRFPEIRELSTREWLFSWRGGRERAPIDVEDTGSEGS from the coding sequence ATGAGTGACGACACGCCCGACGAGGCAGTGATACGCGAATCGACCGGCCACGCCGAATCGGGTGCACCCACGGCCGGCTGGGCGACCGGCGATCGATTCTCCTCCGAGGAGGTCTTCCAGCGCATCGTCGCCAGCGCCGACGAGGAAGTCTCCACTGGAACCCGCGAACTGCTGTTCAGCGGGCTGGCGGCCGGCTTCGCCATCGTGCTCACCTTCCTCGCTCACGCCGTCGTGAGCGCCGCATTCCCGAACAACGCACTGGTCGGCTCGCTGCTCTATCCCATCGGCTTCATGTACATCATCCTCGGGCGCTATCAGCTCTACACCGAGAACACCCTGCCGCCCGTAGCGCTCCTGTTGACACGGCTCGCGAGCTTGCCGCTGGTGGCCCGCGTCTGGACGGTCGTCCTCGTCGGCAACGTCCTCGGGGCGGCCCTCGGCGCGTTCGTCCTCGCCAACACGCACGTGCTCTCGCCGGCGGCGATGGCTGCGGGGGTGGAGTTCACGAAATCGGGTCTCGACACCGCGTGGTGGGACGTCTTCTACAAGGCGCTGTTCGCTGGGTGGCTCGTCGCTGGCGTCGTCTGGCTCGACCACGCGGTTCGGGATTCGGTCACGCGCCTGCTGCTCATCTACGTCGTCTTCTACACCATCTCGGTGACCGAACTCTACCACGTCGTCACGAGCGCCGCCGACGCGCTCTTTTACGTGTTCGTCGGCGAGGGTGCGCTCCTCGCCGTGGCCTACGAGTTCTGGCTCCCGGTACTGCTCGGTAACACCATCGGTGGCGTCGTGCTGGTCGCGCTCGTCAACTACGGACAGGCCGAACGCCAACGCTTCCCCGAGATCCGCGAGCTATCGACCCGGGAGTGGCTGTTCAGCTGGCGCGGCGGCCGCGAGCGCGCCCCGATCGACGTCGAGGATACCGGATCGGAGGGCAGCTGA
- a CDS encoding inorganic phosphate transporter gives MAALGTVVILAVAVFASLFMAWTIGAGSSGSTPFAPAVGARAISVMRAGFLVGILGLLGAILQGANVADAVGTGLVGGLTLSPTAATVLLLLAAGLVAVGIFTGYPIATAFTVTGAVVGVGLGLGGSPVWAKYTEIGTLWVLTPFVGGGIAYVTARVLRHEAVPERYTIPVLGALVGLIVANIPFTLLGSGSGASIAVATTAGLPVSPTIGQIVVSLAIALLVAGALVWDLGSGVEGAEQHFLLALGALVAFSAGGSQVGLAVGPLLAAVNGTSLPITISLFALLAFGGFGLLAGSWMGAPRMIKAIAQDYSSLGPRRSIAALIPSFAIAQVAVVFGIPVSFNEIIVSAVVGSGFAAGGAGVSKRKMLNTVLAWIGSLALALGAGYAVITVVELL, from the coding sequence ATGGCGGCACTCGGCACAGTGGTAATACTCGCCGTGGCGGTGTTCGCCAGCCTGTTCATGGCGTGGACCATCGGCGCTGGCTCGTCGGGGTCGACCCCCTTCGCACCCGCGGTGGGCGCGCGGGCCATCTCGGTGATGCGCGCAGGCTTTCTCGTTGGGATCCTCGGACTCCTCGGAGCGATCCTCCAAGGCGCGAACGTCGCCGACGCTGTGGGGACGGGATTGGTGGGCGGTCTCACGCTCTCGCCGACCGCCGCGACGGTGTTACTGCTGCTCGCGGCCGGGTTGGTCGCGGTCGGTATTTTTACTGGGTATCCGATCGCGACGGCGTTCACCGTGACGGGCGCGGTCGTCGGCGTCGGGCTCGGACTCGGCGGCAGTCCGGTGTGGGCGAAATACACCGAGATCGGCACGCTGTGGGTGCTCACGCCGTTCGTCGGCGGCGGCATCGCCTACGTCACCGCGCGCGTGCTCCGTCACGAGGCGGTTCCCGAGCGCTACACCATCCCGGTCCTCGGGGCGCTCGTCGGCCTCATCGTCGCCAACATCCCTTTCACGCTGCTCGGTTCGGGATCGGGTGCGTCCATCGCCGTGGCCACAACGGCGGGCCTCCCGGTCTCGCCGACGATCGGGCAGATCGTCGTCTCGCTCGCGATCGCTTTGCTGGTCGCGGGCGCGCTCGTCTGGGACCTCGGATCGGGCGTCGAAGGTGCCGAGCAACACTTCCTGCTCGCACTCGGCGCGCTGGTAGCGTTTTCGGCCGGCGGGAGTCAGGTCGGCTTGGCCGTGGGACCGCTGCTCGCGGCGGTCAACGGGACCTCGCTGCCGATCACGATATCGCTGTTCGCGCTGCTCGCGTTCGGTGGATTCGGCCTGCTCGCAGGGTCGTGGATGGGCGCGCCACGGATGATCAAGGCCATCGCGCAGGACTACTCCTCGCTCGGCCCGCGGCGGTCGATCGCCGCACTCATCCCCTCGTTCGCCATCGCGCAGGTCGCCGTGGTGTTCGGCATTCCCGTATCCTTCAACGAGATTATCGTCAGCGCGGTGGTCGGCAGCGGTTTCGCGGCCGGTGGGGCGGGCGTCAGCAAGCGTAAGATGCTCAACACGGTGCTCGCGTGGATCGGGTCGCTCGCGCTCGCGCTCGGTGCCGGGTATGCCGTGATAACCGTCGTCGAGTTGCTCTGA
- the aspS gene encoding aspartate--tRNA(Asn) ligase, translating into MNDRTTTARAEPGEEVRVAGWAHEIRDLGGIAFLIVRDRTGKIQVKFEKDAMDDDLVETGTEVPRESVVSVTGAVEEEERAPTGVEIVPDTVEVLAPADPELPLDPSGKVDAELPTRLDNRTLDLRREEAKAVFEIRAEVLRSAREAFRGLDCTEITTPKIVATGTEGGTELFPITYFGREAFMNQSPQLFKQLMVGSGLERVFEVGPIFRAEEHNTPRHLNEATSIDFESAFIDHEEAMDACEQVVKAAYEGVAANCAEALETLGYEDFDVPEESFPRLTYEEAIERINATGELDTQLVWGDDLPTEGEKALGNDVGGHYFVTDWPSEIKPFYIKDYDDDAELSTGFDLMAPDMELVSGGQREHRYDHLVEGFEAQGLDPEAFEYYTKMFRYGMPPHAGWAIGGERLVMTMLDLPNIREAVLFPRDRQRLSP; encoded by the coding sequence ATGAACGACCGAACGACTACTGCGAGAGCCGAGCCGGGCGAAGAGGTTCGGGTCGCCGGCTGGGCACACGAGATCCGCGATCTGGGTGGCATCGCCTTCCTCATCGTCCGCGACAGGACTGGGAAGATTCAGGTCAAATTCGAGAAGGACGCGATGGACGACGACCTCGTCGAAACCGGCACCGAAGTGCCGCGCGAGAGCGTCGTATCGGTCACCGGTGCGGTCGAAGAGGAGGAGCGCGCGCCAACCGGTGTCGAAATCGTGCCCGATACTGTGGAGGTGCTCGCGCCCGCTGACCCCGAACTCCCGCTCGACCCCTCGGGGAAGGTCGACGCCGAACTGCCCACGAGACTCGACAACCGCACGCTCGATTTGCGCCGCGAGGAAGCCAAGGCGGTCTTCGAGATCCGTGCCGAGGTCCTCCGGAGCGCGCGCGAGGCGTTCCGCGGGTTGGACTGTACGGAGATCACGACGCCGAAGATCGTCGCCACGGGCACCGAGGGCGGGACTGAATTGTTCCCGATCACCTACTTCGGCCGGGAGGCGTTCATGAACCAGTCGCCACAGCTCTTCAAGCAGCTGATGGTCGGCAGCGGGCTCGAACGCGTCTTCGAGGTCGGTCCGATCTTCCGCGCCGAGGAGCACAACACGCCCCGGCACCTGAACGAGGCGACCTCGATCGACTTCGAGAGCGCGTTCATCGACCACGAGGAGGCGATGGACGCCTGCGAGCAGGTCGTCAAAGCGGCCTACGAGGGCGTCGCCGCAAACTGCGCCGAGGCGTTGGAAACTCTGGGCTACGAGGATTTCGACGTTCCCGAGGAATCGTTCCCGCGGCTCACGTACGAAGAAGCTATCGAGCGCATCAACGCCACCGGCGAACTCGATACGCAACTGGTGTGGGGCGACGATTTGCCCACCGAAGGCGAGAAAGCTCTTGGAAACGACGTGGGCGGCCACTACTTCGTCACCGACTGGCCGAGCGAGATCAAGCCGTTCTACATCAAGGACTACGACGACGATGCGGAGCTTTCGACGGGATTCGACCTGATGGCCCCCGACATGGAACTCGTCTCGGGGGGTCAGCGTGAACACCGATACGACCACCTCGTCGAGGGGTTCGAGGCCCAGGGACTGGACCCCGAGGCCTTCGAGTACTACACGAAGATGTTCCGATACGGGATGCCACCGCACGCCGGCTGGGCCATCGGCGGCGAGCGCCTCGTGATGACGATGCTCGACCTCCCGAACATCCGCGAGGCAGTGTTGTTCCCGCGTGATCGTCAGCGACTGAGTCCGTAG
- a CDS encoding amphi-Trp domain-containing protein — protein sequence MPEEVLFETERSMDRADVAAYLRTVADRLDAGEEIALEAGDQRVTLAPPARPTFEVKAERETNGSTEMSVEFELEWDEGADGGGDGPLTID from the coding sequence ATGCCCGAGGAGGTACTCTTCGAGACCGAGCGATCGATGGACCGCGCCGACGTTGCGGCCTACCTGCGGACGGTGGCGGACAGACTCGACGCCGGCGAGGAGATCGCGCTCGAAGCCGGCGACCAGCGCGTGACGCTCGCCCCGCCCGCACGACCGACTTTCGAGGTCAAGGCCGAACGCGAAACTAATGGGAGCACCGAGATGAGCGTCGAGTTCGAACTCGAATGGGACGAGGGCGCGGACGGTGGCGGGGACGGACCGCTCACCATCGACTGA
- a CDS encoding phosphoglycerol geranylgeranyltransferase, producing MSAPWTEWDHIVKIDPDKSLVDGESYEDVCRTGTDAIEVGGTTGMTEEKMQAVVDACAKEDVPLYIEPSHPGTVVHAASLDGYLVPIVFNAGDIAWMTGAHKEWVRSDHDIDWARTHTEAYIVLNPDSSVAEYTQADCDLDATDVAAYAEIAERMFGQDIVYIEYSGTFGDPDIVAAAGDALDDATLFYGGGIHDYDSAREMGAHADTIVVGDLVHDVGVDAVRETVRGATDAP from the coding sequence ATGAGTGCGCCGTGGACCGAGTGGGACCACATCGTGAAGATCGACCCCGACAAGTCACTCGTCGATGGCGAGAGCTACGAGGACGTCTGTCGCACGGGAACGGACGCCATCGAGGTCGGCGGGACGACCGGGATGACCGAGGAGAAGATGCAGGCGGTCGTCGACGCCTGTGCGAAAGAGGACGTCCCGCTGTACATCGAACCAAGCCACCCCGGGACCGTGGTCCACGCCGCCAGCCTCGACGGCTATCTCGTGCCCATCGTGTTCAACGCCGGCGACATCGCGTGGATGACCGGTGCGCACAAGGAGTGGGTTCGCTCGGACCACGACATCGACTGGGCACGCACCCACACCGAGGCGTACATCGTTCTCAACCCCGACTCCTCGGTGGCCGAATACACCCAAGCAGACTGCGACCTCGATGCCACGGACGTCGCGGCCTACGCCGAAATCGCCGAGCGGATGTTCGGGCAAGACATCGTCTACATCGAATACTCCGGCACGTTCGGCGACCCGGACATCGTGGCCGCGGCGGGCGATGCGCTCGACGACGCGACCCTCTTTTATGGTGGTGGCATCCACGACTACGACTCCGCACGCGAAATGGGCGCACACGCCGATACGATCGTCGTCGGCGATCTCGTTCACGATGTTGGCGTCGATGCCGTGCGGGAGACCGTTCGCGGCGCGACGGACGCCCCGTAG